The following proteins are encoded in a genomic region of Colletotrichum higginsianum IMI 349063 chromosome 9, whole genome shotgun sequence:
- a CDS encoding NmrA-like family protein codes for MASTRKVLVLGATGKQGAAVVDALLELPASSPPLEILALTRNPDSAKVQSLIDAAKAKGVTVTPVQGDLKDSQAQVFQAHPSIDTAFIVTTIGNEDVVGKAWVDAAIDAGAAQVVFTSVDRGGEDKSWENPTDVPHFLQKHAVEVHLRDRADQLAKDGRTLRWTILRPTAFLDNTNPGMFGKVFAAMWSTLPADRSLQLVSVRDIGLFAAKAIADPEGWDRRAVSLAGEDITYAKAREVFKRVVGSDMPQTYTILGQGMLWAIADMGKMFGFFKGEGYGADIQGLRKEEPRLQDFEAWLKESSGWKSEKSEI; via the coding sequence ATGGCGTCCACAAGGAAagttctcgtcctcggcgcgaCTGGGAAacaaggcgccgccgtcgtcgacgccctcctcgagctccccGCCAGCTCCCCGCCCCTCGAGATTCTCGCCCTCACGCGGAACCCGGACTCGGCCAAGGTCCAGTCCCTCATCGATGCCGCAaaggccaagggcgtcaCAGTCACCCCAGTGCAGGGCGACCTCAAGGACTCCCAGGCCCAGGTCTTCCAGGCCCACCCGAGCATAGACACGGCCTTCATCGTGACGACCATCGGCaacgaggacgtcgtcgggaAGGCctgggtcgacgccgccatcgacgcgGGCGCCGCCCAGGTCGTCTTCACCTCGGTcgaccgcggcggcgaggacaagTCCTGGGAGAACCCCACCGACGTGCCGCACTTCCTGCAGAAgcacgccgtcgaggtccacCTCCGCGACCGCGCCGACCAGCTGGCGAAGGACGGGCGGACGCTGCGCTGGACGATCCTCCGCCCGACGGCCTTCCTGGACAACACCAACCCGGGCATGTTCGGCAAGGTGTTCGCGGCCATGTGGTCCACCCTGCCGGCCGACCGGAGCCTGCAGCTCGTCTCGGTGCGGGACATTGGGCTCTTCGCGGCCAAGGCGATCGCCGACCCGGAGGGATGGGACCGCAGGGCCGTGTCgcttgccggcgaggacATCACCTACGCCAAGGCCAGGGAGGTCTTCAAGAGGGTCGTCGGCAGCGACATGCCGCAGACGTACACCATCCTGGGCCAGGGCATGTTGTGGGCCATCGCGGACATGGGCAAGATGTTTGGCTTCTTCAAAGGGGAGGGATACGGAGCGGATATCCAGGGGTTGAGAAAGGAGGAGCCGCGGCTGCAGGACTTTGAGGCGTGGTTGAAGGAGAGCAGCGGCTGGAAGAGCGAGAAGAGCGAGATATGA
- a CDS encoding Integral membrane family protein, with protein MARPENYGPTINAVVWSQVGLSALFLGLRVYCKFKKRSGLWWDDHVLIASWVTLLIASALTSVNVSLGFGKHVYQINPVNFPPIGLNGNVISTISITSAVWSKTSFAMTLLRIEEKGWTRYIIWTAIISMNILMALNAMAAWVQCSPIQKFWLPQTPGKCWDPKVAAYYGVFAAAYSALMDIMLALLPWKLIWGLQMKLQEKIGVGIAMSMGLLAGATAIVKCTAIPTLLSGDFTYDGSDLVIWGTCESSVTIMAASIPVLRVLVRDVASTARKYYGSSGTHTNGSRFGHGGSGITRSNTVTVTTTSSQKGSIRRKWDKLADDRSDKSILEVEPELEFGKIVRTNEIVVQYDTRSVIEGHNGSYEMGRVNPGRMV; from the exons ATGGCGCGGCCGGAGAATTACGGCCCGACAATCAACGCGGTAGTCTGGTCCCAGGTTGGACTTTCGGCTCTCTTCTTAGGTCTAAGGGTTTACTGCAAATTCAAGAAGCGTAGTGGTCTTTGGTGGGACGACCATGTGCTCATAGCTTCTTGG GTCACCCTCTTGATCGCGTCGGCACTCACCTCCGTCAACGTATCCCTCGGCTTTGGCAAGCATGTCTACCAGATCAACCCCGTAAACTTTCCTCCGATTGGCCTCAATGGTAACGTCATCAGCACAATATCCATCACCTCAGCAGTGTGGAGCAAGACGTCTTTCGCGATGACGCTTCTCCGgatcgaggagaagggtTGGACGAGGTATATCATTTGGACAGCCATCATCTCCATGAATATTCTAATGGCTTTGAACGCCATGGCTGCTTGGGTCCAGTGCTCTCCCATCCAGAAATTCTGGCTGCCCCAGACGCCGGGGAAATGTTGGGATCCCAAGGTCGCCGCATATTATGGCGTCTTCGCTGCAG CTTACTCCGCTTTGATGGATATCAtgctggcgctgctgccCTGGAAGCTGATTTGGGGGCTTCAAATGAAATTACAGGAGAAGATTGGAGTGGGCATTGCCATGAGTATGGGTCTGCT TGCTGGAGCAACCGCCATTGTCAAGTGCACAGCTATTCCAACTCTTCTCTCTGGAGATTTTACAT ACGATGGCAGCGACCTCGTCATCTGGGGAACCTGCGAGTCGAGCGTCACCATCATGGCGGCCTCCATCCCTGTTCTCCGCGTTCTCGTTCGAGATGTCGCGAGCACTGCTCGCAAGTACTATGGCTCCTCCGGCACCCACACCAACGGGTCCCGAttcggccacggcggcagcggtatTACTCGAAGTAACACGGTGACAGTAACGACGACATCGTCTCAAAAGGGCTCCATTCGGAGAAAGTGGGACAAGCTGGCCGATGACCGGAGCGACAAGAGCATACTTGAGGTCGAGCCTGAACTGGAATTCGGCAAGATCGTCCGGACGAATGAGATTGTGGTTCAATACGACACGAGAAGTGTGATTGAAGGGCATAATGGGAGCTATGAGATGGGTCGCGTGAACCCAGGGCGTATGGTTTAA
- a CDS encoding Major facilitator superfamily transporter: MANGIYIISVMLGNTLIPTISGVQAEAQGWRWAYYTTAICLTVITFVFLFFFEETKYVPVSVGQSSQAGPHEVEGMKEPPASATSKLDGSTIVRLGHRATATTLEPPQMKTFRQRMQFLTPTSEPLFRGFVTPFRTSMLLHVLFTAVQSANAIFFLVLMSSVNPIVFSAPPYSFGTAGVGLMLVGPFIGNAIGSLYGGFCGDWVAVRLAKRSNGVFEPEFRLYILVLPAVLMGSGLAIYGVTLDRGMHWIYPSIGSAMYAFSMGAIMDISFTVVIDTYTDITADCFVFITFIRNAGTIALPFGIVPWLDSMSLTYIFVICGCISSSIALLFIPLVIWGKAIRKASGHRYEALRVEVASP; this comes from the exons ATGGCCAACGGAATCTACATCATCAGCGTCATGCTCGGGAATACCTTGATCCCGACAATATCAGGCGTGCAGGCCGAGGCTCAAGGCTGGCGGTGGGCCTACTACACCACTGCCATCTGCCTAACCGTCATAACATTcgttttcctcttcttttttgaAGAGACAAAGTATGTCCCAGTGTCTGTTGGACAATCATCGCAAGCCGGACCGCACGAGGTGGAGGGGATGAAAGAACCCCCGGCTTCCGCCACCTCCAAGCTTGACGGCAGCACCATCGTGCGCCTGGGACACCGAGCAACCGCAACGACCCTTGAGCCCCCACAGATGAAAACCTTCCGTCAGCGGATGCAGTTTCTCACCCCGACTTCAGAGCCGCTGTTTCGAGGCTTCGTCACGCCGTTCCGGACGTCCATGCTGCTGCATGTCCTGTTCACGGCCGTGCAGAGTGCCaacgccatcttcttcttggtgctCATGAGCAGCGTCAACCCCATAGTCTTCTCGGCTCCGCCGTACAGCTTTGGCACCGCCGGTGTTGGCCTCATGCTTGTGGGCCCCTTTATCGGAAATGCAATCGGCAGTCTCTACGGGGGCTTCTGCGGAGACTGGGTTGCTGTCCGGCTGGCGAAGCGAAGCAACGGCGTCTTTGAGCCCGAGTTCCGGCTGTACATCCTCGTGCTTCCGGCGGTCCTCATGGGATCTGGGTTGGCGATTTACGGCGTGACGTTGGACCGT GGAATGCATTGGATCTATCCCAGCATCGGAAGTGCCATGTATGCTTTCAGCATGGGCGCCATCATGGATATAAGTTTCACGGTCGTTATCGATACTTATACGGAT ATTACCGCGGACTGCTTTGTCTTCATCACTTTTATTCGAAACGCTGGGACGATCGCTCTGCCGTTCGGGATCGTGCCGTGGCTGGACTCCATGAGCCTGACTTACATTTTCGTTATCTGCGGATGCATCAGCTCGAGCATTGCActcctcttcatcccgcTCGTGATCTGGGGCAAGGCCATTAGGAAAGCGTCGGGACACAGATATGAAGCTCTGCGCGTCGAAGTTGCTAGTCCTTGA
- a CDS encoding Major facilitator superfamily transporter produces MQTIFWPQMTVELNMTYAQLNAGISCNVAGLAVGSFIFVPFTKKYGRRSTYVISTAVLAGTAWWSGRMNTVSEMYVTNLLFGLAGSANETVAEMTASGKIPLITSLDRHHLES; encoded by the coding sequence ATGCAGACGATTTTCTGGCCTCAGATGACCGTTGAACTGAACATGACTTATGCGCAGCTCAACGCTGGTATTTCCTGCAATGTCGCCGGGCTTGCTGTGGGCAGCTTCATCTTCGTACCATTCACGAAGAAGTACGGACGGCGCTCCACGTACGTCATCTCGACGGCGGTTCTGGCCGGGACCGCCTGGTGGTCCGGCAGGATGAACACGGTCAGCGAGATGTACGTGACGAATCTGCTCTTCGGTCTCGCAGGCTCCGCGAACGAGACCGTTGCTGAGATGACGGCAAGTGGAAAAATCCCCCTTATAACGTCACTTGATCGCCACCATTTGGAGTCCTAA
- a CDS encoding Fungal specific transcription factor domain-containing protein has product MPRPPVRPEDRKRSAKACVACRATKKRCDAAQPCRACVNRGVGALCTYPQQSRNRRAHRQPLAESRQLDSTSRDTRERNRTAPLLYRREGTSSLEGDVTSSAGSTTAATSGPRPVMMYTCSGEKVYVGNASAIAFLQYLRGNLPILGPDFTISQGCHLMFEAQAPVQTCGEFADEIDEEEKTDLVQLFLDAVSITLPSPEYPRPAWLTTLPMQSSGLLDLFDESETSRLLVDIGSLRIQNANEDLLCLFMMIAIGAQCRGQPDDARKAFRYFEEARKLSFVGMLSDPTLNTARGFTLMAFYMFGACRRNSAFMYLGVATKAASVMGLHMAGQFQSLSRAERSLRSRIDKSIRLFDVVCSSILGRPTSIAPCWPKETARAYTEPHRTLSVDRACTLATTLNEIVEILAEDSQLGVVRAERFLEKIKDWSKNLSPALRQCPQREVSSSANPQDRQIAIGNIHVACTYYFGIMLTTREFLIKHIMPQLDNGPSLTDISQEDNASPENKRRVADLSDACVDAAVFMSEMCSEALDSRTIMGNMCILKAWLFAAGLILAFSLLAPEVPQSRERAFYNALRVLDFLGHMSPQAAQYHRLLLSFSQAIDTFKTNSPTRHHQPRAPYVERFLSVRLADRPGNTRRRVSAQKPHPDGHVSRVGQFETDEKLGESIFGQRSVANSDRGAEDVIFSLLWDGEATLFPRDFDY; this is encoded by the exons ATgccccggccgccggtgAGACCCGAGGATCGGAAGCGGTCCGCTAAAGCATGTGTTGCCTGCCGAGCGACCAAGAAGCGCTGCGATGCTGCTCAACCGTGCCGAGCATGCGTCAACCGCGGAGTGGGTGCATTGTGTACCTATCCCCAGCAATCTCGAAACCGTCGGGCACACAGGCAGCCTCTTGCTGAGTCCCGACAACTCGATTCCACAAGCCGGGACACCAGAGAACGAAACCGAACCGCTCCACTACTCTACCGACGAGAAGGAACATCCTCTTTAGAGGGAGATGTCACAAGCTCAGCGGGCTCAACCACGGCGGCAACGTCTGGGCCCCGGCCCGTCATGATGTATACCTGCAGCGGAGAAAAAG TTTACGTCGGAAATGCCTCAGCAATTGCCTTTCTTCAGTACTTACGAGGAAATCTGCCAATCCTCGGCCCAGACTTCACCATAAGCCAGGGATGCCATCTAATGTTTGAGGCGCAGGCTCCAGTCCAGACATGCGGAGAATTTGCGGATGAAatcgacgaagaggagaaaaCAGATCTGGTTCAACTTTTTCTGGATGCAGTGAGTATAACACTACCTTCGCCAGAGTATCCGAGACCAGCATGGTTGACAACATTGCCAATGCAGTCCAGTGGGCTTCTGGACCTCTTTGATGAGTCCGAGACAAGTCGTCTTTTGGTAGATATCGGCTCTCTGAGAATTCAGAATGCAAATGAGGACCTACTATGCCTTTTTATGATGATTGCAATCGGCGCCCAGTGTCGAGGCcagcccgacgacgcccgcaAAGCCTTTCGCTACTTTGAGGAAGCTCGCAAACTGTCATTTGTGGGAATGCTGAGCGATCCAACTCTGAACACCGCTCGAGGATTCACCCTCATGGCTTTCTATATGTTTGGCGCATGTCGTCGCAATTCGGCATTCATGTACCTCGGAGTCGCAACGAAAGCGGCTTCGGTCATGGGATTACACATGGCGGGGCAGTTCCAGTCGCTCTCGAGAGCAGAGCGCTCTCTGAG GTCTCGTATCGACAAAAGCATCCGCCTCTTCGACGTCGTGTGTAGCTCGATCCTTGGTAGGCCAACTAGCATTGCGCCATGCTGGCCTAAAGAAACCGCGAGAGCCTACACCGAACCACATCGTACTTTGTCCGTCGATAGAGCTTGCACTCTTGCCACAACACTGAACGAAATCGTTGAAATTCTCGCCGAGGATTCTCAACTGGGAGTTGTCCGAGCTGAACGATTCTTGGAGAAGATTAAAGATTGGAGCAAGAACCTCTCGCCGGCATTACGTCAATGCCCACAGAGGGAAGTCTCGAGTTCCGCAAACCCCCAAGATCGGCAAATTGCCATTGGAAATATTCATGTTGCTTGCACGTACTACTTCGGCATCATGCTGACGACGCGCGAATTCCTGATAAAGCACATCATGCCTCAGCTCGACAACGGACCTTCGCTTACGGACATCAGCCAGGAGGACAACGCATCTCCAGAGAACAAGAGGAGAGTTGCTGATTTATCCGATGCTTGCGTGGATGCGGCGGTGTTCATGTCAGAGATGTGCTCTGAAGCACTGGACTCTCGCACCATCATGGGCAATATGTGCATACTGAA GGCGTGGCTGTTCGCTGCTGGTTTGATTTTAGCCTTCTCCTTGCTTGCTCCCGAGGTGCCCCAGTCTCGTGAGAGAGCATTCTACAACGCTTTGCGAGTCCTCGACTTTCTGGGCCATATGAGTCCGCAAGCAGCACAGTACCACCGTCTGCTTTTGAGCTTCTCACAGGCAATTGATACCTTCAAGACCAATTCGCCAACTAGGCACCATCAACCACGGGCGCCGTATGTTGAGAGATTCCTTTCAGTCCGGTTGGCAGACAGACCTGGCAATACCCGAAGGAGAGTTTCGGCCCAAAAGCCTCATCCCGACGGCCACGTCAGTAGAGTCGGACAATTCGAAACGGACGAGAAACTCGGAGAAAGTATATTTGGCCAGCGATCGGTAGCCAATTCAGATCGAGGCGCAGAAGACGTGATATTTAGCCTTCTCTGGGACGGCGAAGCGACTTTGTTTCCCAGAGACTTTGACTACTAG
- a CDS encoding Histidine permease — translation MLWAITLLLALASCLTASEPLPQAQSRSCLGSLCFGKSKTKPIDVTIPDLESLINKDVYEGDEKIPLYTEIPLVTWKGSTRKRHLRYRAWRTETVTEDLDDKQKLEFMVYLELQVASRDNLWIHFNASYPTSKAEPGVNARRGWAPGNPSYSRRTIFTLRLPTRAGQIDYQFDGTWWRGS, via the exons ATGCTTTGGGCTATTACACTTCTTCTTGCTCTGGCTTCATGCCTGACAGCCTCCGAGCCTTTGCCGCAAGCACAATCTCGATCATGTTTGGGCTCCCTCTGTTTTGGCAAGTCCAAGACTAAGCCTATCGACGTCACTATTCCAGATCTCGAAAGCCTAATCAACAAAGATGTTTATGAAGGCGACGAAAAAATCCCGCTTTACACGGAAATTCCTTTGGTCACTTGGAAAGGATCGACTCGTAAACGCCACCTGCGCTACCGCGCCTGGAGAACGGAAACTGTAACAGAGGATCTCGACGACAAACAAAAACTTGAATTTATGGTCTACCTTGAACTCCAGGTTGCCAGTCGGGACAATCTTTGGATCCACTTCAATGCATCGTATCCAACGTCAAAAGCGGAACCGGGTGTGAACGCTCGCAGGGGCTGGGCTCCTGGCAACCCTTCATACAGCAGGCGGACCATCTTCACCTTAAGACTTCCCACCAGAGCTGGTCAAATTGACTACCAATTTGATGGAACGTGGT GGCGTGGTTCTTGA
- a CDS encoding LPXTG-domain-containing protein, translating to MPVTELSQHPIVNLGPLTSVFTAPASCTTRPPVLYLAIKDGYPDRASPFFPKECDPYEPLGDCFPSGAALDDAYESASSLGFPGAGTINYFSPASACPDSYTTAGVAAKNDRGEITSSAGVFEPPVVDIPAGSGSEGSPLEGIIGGNPIFNVLAEALEDGETAVICCPEDYTVGVAGGCFSEVPASVYGETTACRVAANSEDNWIWANATITYNDTVVTGSIISYTATSNVLSTTTATVPPLSADENIFQPVASRPAVTLIFNAAEATATGDDASGSGSGTAAPTETGTSSASGWRLGTSGGGVGVLATAWAVAAVAGVALAAPF from the exons ATGCCTGTCACCGAGCTCTCCCAGCACCCCATCGTCAACTTGGGCCCGCTGACGTCCGTCTTCACggcgcccgcgtcctgcACCACCCGGCCCCCAGTCCTCTACCTCGCCATCAAAGACGGCTACCCGGACCGCGcgtcgcccttcttcccGAAGGAATGCGACCCCTACGAGCCGCTCGGCGACTGCTTCCcgtccggcgccgcccttgacgacGCCTACGAATCCGCCTCCTCGCTCGGGTTCCCCGGCGCCGGGACCATCAACTACTTCTCCCCGGCGAGCGCCTGCCCGGACTCGTACACCacggccggcgtcgccgccaagaacgACCGCGGCGAGATCACCAGCTccgccggcgtcttcgaaccgcccgtcgtcgacatccccGCCGGCTCCGGTTCCGAGGGCTCGCCTCTGGAAGGCATTATCGGGGGCAACCCCATTTTCAACGTCCTTGCCGAGGCGcttgaggacggcgagaCTGCCGTCATCTGCTGTCCCGA GGACTACACAGTTGGCGTCGCTGGCGGCTGCTTCTCCGAGgtgccggcctcggtctACGGCGAGACGACAGCCtgccgcgtcgccgccaactccgAGGACAACTGGATCTGGGCCAACGCCACCATCACGTACAACGACACCGTCGTCACCGGGTCCATCATATCGTACACGGCGACCAGCAACGTCCTGAGcaccacgacggcgacggtgccgccgctctcCGCCGACGAAAACATCTTCCAGCCCGTTGCCTCCCGGCCGGCCGTCACCTTGatcttcaacgccgccgaggcgacCGCCACAGGAGACGacgccagcggcagcggcagcggcacggccgcgccgacggAGACTGGGACGAGCTCGGCTTCCGGGTGGAGGCTGGGCACTTCTGGTGGCGGTGTCGGTGTtttggcgacggcgtgggCGGTTGCGGCCGTTGCCGGGGTTGCGCTTGCGGCGCCCTTCTGA
- a CDS encoding Major facilitator superfamily transporter yields MSSCHTPQRHLKQFTEISMAASDPERLVTDDNFPPGTVRLLSGPSTLILVPEPTTDPNDPLVCPKSS; encoded by the exons ATGTCATCCTGCCATACTCCCCAAAGACATCTAAAGCAATTCACCGAGATCAGCATGGCAGCCTCAGATCCCGAAAGACTTGTGACGGATGACAACTTCCCTCCAGGGACAGTTCGCTTGTTGTCTG GTCCTTCGACCCTCATCCTTGTGCCAGAGCCCACCACCGACCCCAACGATCCGCTGGTATGTCCGAAAAGCTCATAa